The genomic stretch CGGCCTTTCCGCTGCTTCCTGCATTGCAAGAGCGATATTTTCCCTGGCGCGGGTCAAAGCGTCGGTAAAATGGCCGAATGATGTTCTTATCAACGGCAAGAAAGCTGCCGGTATACTTATCGAACAAAAGAACACCGATGTAATAGCCGGCATCGGAATAAATCTAAGTAATGAAACAGGCTCATTCCCGCCGGAGATAAGAGACATTGCGACCTCGGTGCTCATAGAGTCCGGTATCGGGATCGAAAAAGAGCTTTTCTTCTGCGGCCTTTTGCGGGATATTGATGACGATTATTTTTTGCTCTCTCAGAAAAAGTTCGGGCGGATAATAGAAGGTGCAAAAAAGCATTCCTGCCTGCTTGGCAGAGAAGTCCTGATAGAGAAGGACGGGCAAAACATCAGCGGTATCGCAGCCGATATCGACGGGACCGGCGCATTGATAATAGAGTCTCAAAATGATAAAATCAAGATAACTTCGGGAGAAATAATCAAATGGCGACAAGAGGCATAAGAGGAGCGATAACGGTAGCCAAGAACGAAAAGGATGCCATCGTGGTGGCGACTGAGATGCTGCTTGAAAAGATGGTCTCGGTGAACAAGTTAAAAGTGGACGATATCGCTTCCGTTTTATTTTCGGTCACGCACGACCTGACAAAAGAATTTCCCGCGATAGCCGCGAGAGAAATGGGCTGGCTTTACACGCCCCTGATGTGCACGAATGAGATCGCCATTGAAGGGAGCCTGAAAAAGTGCATAAGGGTGCTGATGACGGTTAATTCAGAAAAAAAACAGAGCGAGATAAAACATGTCTATCTTAACGAAGCGCAGAAACTCCGGCCGGACCTTTCAAGTGAAAAGATCGACGAATACTACGTCAGTTAAAGGGAAACGATCATGATCATTGTAATGAAGCCGGGAGCATCGGACACTGAAATAAACCATGTTATCGATAAATTAAAAGGTTATGGGTTCGGCACTCATGTTTCTAAAGGCGTTGAGCAGACGATAATAGGCGCGATAGGCGATAAGACAACGCTCCAGATAGAGACGGTCACCGTCCTGCCAGGCGTCTCAAAGATCATCCCTGTAAGAAAGCCTTATAAACTGGTGAGCAGGGAATTCCACCCGGCCGATACTCTTGTGAAGATAGGAAGAAAGTTC from Candidatus Saganbacteria bacterium encodes the following:
- the aroH gene encoding chorismate mutase encodes the protein MATRGIRGAITVAKNEKDAIVVATEMLLEKMVSVNKLKVDDIASVLFSVTHDLTKEFPAIAAREMGWLYTPLMCTNEIAIEGSLKKCIRVLMTVNSEKKQSEIKHVYLNEAQKLRPDLSSEKIDEYYVS
- a CDS encoding biotin--[acetyl-CoA-carboxylase] ligase, yielding METDKNRADKEHLAGTRLIGRNIYRYDRVSSTNDVCRMLGEKSDTEGLVIIADVQDKGRGRFDRKWYSRDPGGLYFSILLRPSFDQKYFPLIGLSAASCIARAIFSLARVKASVKWPNDVLINGKKAAGILIEQKNTDVIAGIGINLSNETGSFPPEIRDIATSVLIESGIGIEKELFFCGLLRDIDDDYFLLSQKKFGRIIEGAKKHSCLLGREVLIEKDGQNISGIAADIDGTGALIIESQNDKIKITSGEIIKWRQEA